A portion of the Elusimicrobiota bacterium genome contains these proteins:
- a CDS encoding radical SAM protein: MATLAYLQVARICNQKCLFCSNPENGRVISWKEATDLVDSFAAEKAAGVIITGGEPTLFDRLPELVAYALKKGLPPRLITNGQRVCRPDYLKALVDSGLDHMHVSVHSAKPEVQGELTGNKNSLPNILRALENAGKLGVRVDINTVINARNADHLSQTPRFLCERFPFLHHFVWNNLDPLMNAASLNPQLVPKLRSFEVELHRAMTWLAKAGRSFRVERVPLCFMSDFGHFSTETRKFIKDEGRDIYFLDEKGRRRQDKSSWSYGKAPRCKECSVERICAGLYQMDVYYSSEELCPILTPAQAVVDKVRAEAS; the protein is encoded by the coding sequence ATGGCCACCCTCGCCTACCTGCAGGTCGCGCGCATCTGCAATCAGAAATGCCTGTTCTGCTCCAACCCGGAGAACGGCCGCGTCATCTCCTGGAAGGAGGCGACGGACCTGGTGGACTCCTTCGCCGCGGAGAAGGCCGCGGGCGTGATCATCACCGGTGGGGAGCCGACCTTGTTCGACCGCCTTCCCGAGCTGGTGGCCTACGCCTTGAAGAAGGGCCTGCCCCCGCGCCTGATCACCAACGGGCAGCGCGTGTGCCGGCCCGACTACCTCAAGGCCCTCGTCGACTCCGGGCTGGACCACATGCACGTCTCGGTCCACTCGGCGAAGCCGGAGGTCCAGGGCGAGCTGACCGGCAACAAGAACTCCCTGCCCAACATCCTGCGCGCGCTCGAGAACGCCGGCAAGCTCGGCGTGCGGGTGGACATCAACACCGTCATCAACGCCCGCAACGCGGACCACCTCTCGCAGACGCCGCGCTTCCTCTGCGAGCGCTTCCCGTTCCTCCATCACTTCGTCTGGAACAACCTCGACCCGCTGATGAACGCCGCGTCGCTGAACCCGCAGCTCGTGCCGAAGCTGCGCTCCTTCGAGGTGGAGCTGCACCGCGCGATGACCTGGCTCGCGAAGGCGGGCAGATCGTTCCGCGTCGAGCGCGTGCCGCTGTGCTTCATGTCCGACTTCGGGCACTTCTCCACGGAGACGCGCAAGTTCATCAAGGACGAGGGCCGCGACATCTATTTCCTCGACGAGAAGGGGCGCAGGCGGCAGGACAAGAGCTCCTGGAGCTACGGCAAGGCGCCGCGCTGCAAGGAGTGCTCGGTCGAGCGGATCTGCGCCGGGCTGTACCAGATGGACGTGTACTACTCCTCGGAGGAGCTGTGCCCCATCCTGACGCCGGCGCAGGCGGTCGTCGACAAGGTCCGGGCGGAGGCGTCATGA
- a CDS encoding radical SAM protein, protein MTNARRLELHLSYACGQSCAFCSESVRMKRWRHAPLTGEEVSAVLLARRRAGFNHVTFTGGEPTAHPLLPAALGAARKLGFNTYLTTNGGLFAREDYAREVLPLVDELCLSVHGPDAQTHDAAARTPGSFARAMRALENVELHGTGVYLLTNTVVTRANWERVEETLSLLRFRSRIRHCLLSNVAPEGRAADDYRALAVPLALWRERVPALAAPFADGRVVLRLFGLPLCVLGGRDELSNDAHFSPRVTVERRGVRGAPGLVSIESVDASRRRSKPPRCRSCVSRGDCAGVFDRYLSAYGAAELSPRREG, encoded by the coding sequence ATGACGAACGCGCGGCGCCTCGAGCTCCATCTCTCCTACGCCTGCGGCCAGAGCTGCGCCTTCTGCTCGGAGAGCGTGCGCATGAAGCGCTGGCGTCACGCGCCGCTCACGGGCGAGGAGGTGTCGGCCGTGCTGCTCGCGCGGCGCAGGGCCGGCTTCAACCACGTGACCTTCACGGGCGGGGAGCCGACGGCCCATCCGCTCCTGCCCGCCGCGCTCGGCGCGGCGCGCAAGCTCGGCTTCAACACCTACCTGACGACGAACGGGGGTCTGTTCGCCCGCGAGGACTACGCGCGCGAGGTCCTGCCCCTCGTCGACGAGCTGTGCCTGTCCGTGCACGGGCCCGACGCGCAGACCCATGACGCCGCGGCGCGGACGCCGGGCTCGTTCGCCCGGGCCATGCGGGCGCTGGAGAACGTCGAGCTCCACGGCACGGGCGTCTACCTGCTGACCAACACCGTCGTCACGCGGGCCAACTGGGAGCGCGTGGAGGAGACCCTGTCCCTGCTGAGATTCCGTTCCCGGATCCGGCATTGCCTGCTCTCGAACGTCGCCCCCGAGGGGCGCGCGGCGGACGACTACCGCGCGCTCGCCGTGCCGCTCGCGCTGTGGCGAGAGCGCGTCCCCGCGCTGGCCGCGCCCTTCGCGGACGGCCGCGTCGTGCTCCGGCTCTTCGGCCTGCCGCTGTGCGTGCTGGGCGGACGGGACGAGCTCTCCAACGACGCCCACTTCTCGCCGCGCGTGACGGTCGAGCGGCGCGGGGTCCGCGGCGCGCCCGGGCTCGTCTCGATCGAGAGCGTCGACGCCTCCCGCCGGCGGAGCAAGCCCCCGCGCTGCCGCTCCTGCGTCTCGCGGGGCGACTGCGCGGGCGTGTTCGACCGGTATCTCTCCGCGTACGGCGCCGCGGAGCTCTCCCCCCGGAGGGAGGGCTGA
- a CDS encoding radical SAM protein: MPPSAFRSETRSVMLMTTYECQLRCAYCNVRRGPRRMDEATARRGADLLLSSRAGHLILNFFGGEPLLAWELVRKTALYARSRRGGRPLRINLTTNGLLLDDAKIAFLKSVDGYVHLSLDGGAEGNASRLAGTGPGAQKAMEGALRRLAASGLPYHVNAVVTPGRAASFDADLLRLERLGARRIQLGYQVGVLWSREAVAGLLAALDRYAARGEAEPVNRTSDSEPVMLSRETIVDTDGGIYWDGGLFLEAALPEARAALRLGHLDDGRGADSFDGERKTPYERFLEAYAAKSAGRHVILNNIKVGLALKRHWMGQRGSEDPAIRRGVVQATLAEQDRFLKRRMPGLDRVFLFLKGGCDLDCVFCRNKPEKDHQSLDELSASLNENAALRRKKIALVGNEPLAHPEIVEVVTLCRRKGFTDIEIMTSGLRLEALAAPLAEAGVLSYALALHGSTAKIHDAVVRHPGSHAAALRGAEAARALGAKVFLHASACRGNLGDLPALERLARERGWPFSIHPLRPKDAGGMNVPYGRVAPDYAELRAALAGRVSSLTGFPACVARDIQGRAACAEEDVADSMKLYLRHQAFFKPGECGGCRERELCPGTFEEHLRERPAEKKELSPS, from the coding sequence GTGCCGCCTAGCGCCTTCCGGAGCGAGACGCGCTCGGTCATGCTGATGACCACGTATGAGTGCCAGCTGCGCTGCGCCTACTGCAACGTGCGGCGCGGGCCGCGGCGCATGGACGAGGCGACCGCCCGCCGCGGCGCGGACCTCCTGCTGTCCTCCCGCGCGGGGCATCTGATCCTGAACTTCTTCGGAGGCGAGCCGCTGCTGGCCTGGGAGCTCGTGCGGAAGACGGCGCTGTACGCCCGCTCCCGCCGCGGCGGCCGTCCGCTGCGGATCAACCTGACGACCAACGGGCTCCTGCTCGACGACGCGAAGATCGCCTTCCTCAAGAGCGTCGACGGCTACGTCCACCTGAGCCTCGACGGCGGCGCGGAGGGCAACGCCTCCAGGCTCGCCGGGACCGGCCCCGGCGCGCAGAAGGCGATGGAAGGCGCCTTGCGCCGCCTCGCCGCATCCGGCCTGCCGTATCACGTGAACGCGGTCGTGACCCCCGGGCGCGCGGCCTCCTTCGACGCGGATCTGCTCCGCCTCGAGCGCCTCGGCGCGCGCCGCATCCAGCTCGGCTATCAGGTCGGCGTCCTGTGGAGCCGGGAGGCCGTCGCCGGCCTGCTCGCCGCCCTCGACCGCTACGCCGCGCGCGGCGAGGCCGAGCCCGTCAACCGGACCTCGGACAGCGAGCCCGTCATGCTCAGCCGCGAGACGATCGTGGACACCGACGGGGGGATCTACTGGGACGGCGGCCTCTTCCTCGAGGCCGCCCTGCCCGAGGCCCGCGCGGCGCTGCGGCTCGGGCATCTGGACGACGGGCGCGGCGCGGACTCGTTCGACGGCGAGAGGAAGACCCCCTACGAGCGCTTCCTCGAGGCGTACGCGGCGAAGAGCGCGGGCCGCCACGTCATCCTCAACAACATCAAGGTCGGCCTCGCGCTCAAGCGCCACTGGATGGGCCAGCGGGGCAGCGAGGACCCGGCCATCCGCCGCGGAGTCGTCCAGGCGACTTTGGCGGAGCAGGACCGGTTCCTGAAGCGCCGCATGCCCGGCCTCGACCGCGTGTTCCTCTTCCTGAAGGGCGGCTGCGACCTGGACTGCGTGTTCTGCAGGAATAAACCGGAGAAAGACCACCAGTCCCTCGACGAATTGTCCGCTTCGTTGAATGAGAACGCCGCGCTGCGCCGGAAGAAGATCGCCTTGGTGGGGAACGAACCGCTGGCCCATCCGGAGATCGTCGAGGTCGTGACGCTGTGCCGTCGGAAGGGCTTCACCGACATCGAGATCATGACCTCCGGCCTCCGGCTCGAGGCGCTCGCCGCGCCGTTGGCCGAGGCGGGTGTCCTCTCCTATGCCCTGGCCCTTCACGGCTCGACGGCGAAGATACATGACGCCGTCGTCCGCCATCCCGGCTCCCACGCCGCGGCGCTGCGCGGCGCCGAGGCCGCGCGGGCCTTGGGCGCGAAGGTGTTCCTGCACGCCAGCGCCTGCCGCGGGAACCTGGGCGACCTGCCCGCTCTCGAGAGGCTCGCCCGCGAGCGCGGCTGGCCCTTCTCCATCCATCCCCTCCGCCCCAAGGATGCCGGCGGGATGAACGTCCCGTACGGCCGGGTCGCCCCGGACTACGCCGAACTGCGCGCGGCGCTGGCCGGGCGCGTGAGCTCTCTGACCGGCTTTCCCGCCTGCGTGGCCCGGGACATCCAGGGCCGGGCCGCGTGCGCGGAGGAGGACGTCGCCGACTCGATGAAGCTCTATCTCCGTCATCAGGCCTTCTTCAAGCCCGGGGAGTGCGGCGGGTGCCGGGAGCGGGAGCTCTGCCCCGGGACCTTCGAGGAGCATCTCCGCGAGCGGCCCGCGGAGAAAAAGGAGCTGAGCCCCTCATGA